CCTCGCTCAGGTAAATCTGTACAGACCTCTGTAACTCAACACCGCTGTTTGCCAGCCTCTCAGCTTCCCGCCCCACAGAAGCAGTCTGCTGCAGATTTCACTGATTCCTCCTCTGAAGTCAGGAAGCGTCATGTTGTTGTGGGATTGTTGTGGTGGGCCGTGGACGGGAAAGGGGGCCGTTGAGTAGACGAAACATGGGTCCAATCTGGCGGCTGCAGGGCTGTTTTATCTCTGTGTGAGCTAATCAAGCCCATTCATAACTTTGTGATGGAGATCTGCTGAAATGACTGGATGATGTATACATacaccctcttcctcttcacattACTACATGCTAaatttgaaatgtaaatattcTACTGATCTCAGAGGAAGAGTGTTTTATCCtttctttgtatttgtgtttaatcTTCTCTTTGTGGTTTGAAGTCCTCCCACATGAGGGCAACATCAAATCCATCATGTCACTTTGTGCCCTTGTAGAGAAAATGCTTCACAAATAGCTTGATAAATGATTTGAGTGCTGTTATTCTGCGATGTCTTGCTCTTACAAACAATGATGGGCTCCCTTAGGCAACAAGCACATACTGAAGATTCTCTGTCAGTCCTTTATCTCAGGGTCTTTGATCAGGAAGCATTTTCTGTCAGTTTGCTACAGTAAAAATGTAAGAGGAATGTTGAGATGCTGAGATAAACCTGTGGAGATGTCACTGATTAGCTTCTGGTATGATACCCTGCAGACCTTGAGCTACCCGGCACGTGAATCCCTGACTCTGTTCCAGGTTCACAAGGATTTCTCCAGCTGAGATTTGACTTCAGCAAGTCTGTGATCAAAGGATCCCTTTAagtgcaacacctttaaaatgtagaaTTGGATAACACTTAGTTCTCTTCTATATTGACATCAAACTACAAAGTAGACAGTCTTTCCTGTTGGAAGTCTGACTTATTTATCCTGAAAGATGCTTCTTGATATAACCCGACAGAAGAGTCAGTGTATTTAAACagtgtattaaaggtgacatatcatgcaaaatggactttttaatggttctctacctgaaatatgtttccctggcatgtctacaaaccccccgagaatgaaaaaaatacattctgcccctgttttgatttctacacctttctgtaaatatgtttttgttactcagagcttgttcagcccatagactgtataaaatacaactcaattcctcctctgtttttcattacctgcacacatgtgtgctaacaaggagctcaggagggaggcatgctagttgtaggctgtcttaataaacacaaaggtcggttttactccccacgtctgcagatttgaagatctagtggatgatttttatttatcatggataagtgctagtgctagttagcatagccacatagctacatgtttgtagctgtgtaccaagacacacgtcgacatactgacaaataaaacaacaagaaatactaaatctgtgaccaatggttcagaaaggtcctgctgcaggcgcctctccgtcaggatcagattctggatcagattcagagggttgaagtaacgtgatctgtgagcagccgtgtatattcagctaacatgtaaacattagatcaacgtgctggagagccgaggcacatccacttcctgagggggcgtggtcagagagaaaacagactgttcttaggagggctgaagaagagggcttttcaggcatgccaacatctgatttcaaagtgtttttttgagcataaactttaaagacatgttttggggacctcttagaccaatatatattgatgaaaaaagcgtgatatgtcaccctTAAACAGCCTTTTATTTGATGTCATGTAGTTTTGAAAGGCAGGCTCTATATTTGCATTATGGGAAGTGTAGGATTCAACTTTTATTCAGAACATGTTGCTCAGTGACCTCCTGGGAACCAGAAAGTAACAGCAAATAGCAACTGAGACGAGGCTTGTACACAATAATGTGACCAAATGATGAAGTAATAAAACATATTCATACGTAACCTTGCAAAGAACATTATATAGACTAAAACACTTGCAAACTCTTATTTATGAATCTATTTCAGGTCTGATGCCTTTATACCTCCTTGACTTCACCACACAGAAGAGTACAAGAACTTACAGTCTTTGATCCCAGGATCTTTTCTTATGGTCAGGACTGAGATCAGCATAAAGGCAATTAAGTTTGTTGCTCCTTTCACTTGGAATGGATTACAAACAAGGGACAACTTCTGGtccaaaaatatgaggccaatgcggaagtgcgaaaaactgcagttcatcgaggatccgcttgaggctggctgcagaagaactggaaaccacatacttatttgggcaaaaactcttttttaatcttaatatcttcatgacgttatcttaaaaatattcacccccccgtacagtgtgtgccgatagagaaattagctacgtagactcaagacattttttgaaccaggctgtaaacatgtttattaatgctgcaaagatcgtcttctttgaatgggtgtgtatgtggtttccggtgtttctgcagccagcctcaagtggatgcttgatgaactgcagtttaaaacacttccgcatgggcttcatattttgagaccggaggttgccgcttggccagGACACTTTTGAAAAAGATATTTTTAAACTCATTCATTTtagttagtttagttttattttaatcactaaaagaaaatatatatattatatacacaATTGTATTGAAGCATTATTAACCTTACGTCAGAGTTACATTCTATGATGTTGATGTCAGTCCTTACAGCTTTGCATTGAGGGATATTTATGGTCCAAGTCTTGCATATTGTAATATAACAGACAcactttattatatttaattgaacACTTATTCACTGCATGAGACTTAGCGCTCTGTATTGCATGTAAGTGTTGAATGTTGGAGACATAAACTCACCTGGGATAAAGAATCTATCTACCTCAGTCACTTTGGTAACATGTTCCTCTCCTCTGAACATTTGGACGTATGATGCACAGAAAGACGGAGCCCTCTGTAGCTGGCGGTTACATCATTTTTAGACACATTGATTAAACTTGAGCTGCACAGTGAGATCGTTGATTCCTGTTGACAGTGgaaagcagacacacagatggTGCTGAGGTAAACTTCCTGACAGACTCacagctctctgtgtttgtggattGGAATCCAGGGATGCCTCTCATACTCACTGCTTTTCTTATCCTTGAATCAGTGACTCCACTGGTCTGTTGGGGAGTCTGCACAGAGTCTGAGTAAACCCCTCATGCATGTAAAGCATTTGTTTTTTACTCCAGCTGAACTGAAGCCATTATTACCAAAAGTGACAATTATACAACAAAGGACCGGTCAGACCAGGAAGTAGCAGTGCAGATTCCTGCAGATTAAGCAGCGCTGCATGCTTTGAGATGGATGGAGTTGTCTGGCCAGTTGTGGAGCAACTTTAACTTTAACCTGCCAGCAGGTGGGAAATGTGTCTGAATGGGTATTTCTAAAACAGTGTGACAGCGTAGGAAAAGACACATAGATAGAAAATATTCTATATTTCAAAGCAAGATACAGCTAATGTTTGATATCACcttacttactttatttatttatttataatttagtTCAAAttattgtcactttttatttatttatttattttaggtatagtttcttattttattttgatggtttaatattttagtgttttattataatagaaatgtattttattttggtgagtttaattttcTGTGTCGAggtttcacattttattttacctccagtgtttcttcattaagatatcatgcgagcatttcctcagttcgttcagaagcttcttttttatttttaatttatttatttattattattgttgcataatattgtgttcttaatcttaggattgtggggttgggattaggatggaggtctttttattttcatttttaaatatatcattCTTTTGGTAagtgtattctattttaagttgtttttatgtacagcactttgtgttacaatgtcattgtataaaaagtgctttataaataaagtctgattgattgattgattgattgattgattgattgattgattgattgattgatttattgatttattgattgattgattgattgattgataatataTTCTGGTTTTAGTCCCAGTAGTAGGGACATAGGCTACTGGTCTTATCAGAACCAGTCAGGCTGCTGCAACAAAACCTCAGATTGTGCTGAATTGAGACAGAGTGCTTCCTTGATGGATAATACAAGTATTGAttgaaagaggaggaaacaatCCCTTTTTCAGATATTAGACTGTCCCATCTTAACTATCTGGTTTACAAATGATGTCATGAAGCACTGAAAGTTTTATTTGGAGGAAGCTGATGATAAAATCCACTCAAGACACTTAAACTGTCCGGAGCAGTGACAGGACCATTGAGTAAAAGCTGATGTGTTtcgttttgtttcttttacagGATAGTGTGGCCATGACGGGAGGGACTGCAGCTGCCCTACCCATGAGCAACCACACCCGAGAGAGGGTGACCGTGGCCAAGCTGACACTGGAGAACTTCTACAGCACTCTGCTCACTCAACATGAGGAGCGAGAGATGAGGTACAAAAACAATGCTTTACTGTTTCTACACTCTACAGTACCACACAGATATCATCCAACACCGATCAGTTATATTTCAGGCCATAATGTATGTGTaagaaaagcttaaaaaaaaaacttttaatttcatGCTCTATTTCTTTTATTGCTATCTCTTActgttgataataataataataataactcaactcaactcatttttatttatagattatttttcatacattcaagcatgcagcccaaagtgcttcacaaaagaacagagacagaaaacaacagcaacaggttCAGGTtcctttatttgtacccgtaggtaaacttgttttgcagccagtgagatgttaaaTCATTACAGAATTACAAGACAGGACAAACTGATGTGCTAAACATactaaaatatcctaaaactaatgtaacaataaaaatgaaaaaatccataaacatgataaaatgttaaaagtgctaaaggttccatttgaAAGGCATACCAGAAAACtatcaaccaataaaaactataaaatcacatgaataaataagaaatctGGACTTAAGTCTTAAAATTGAAGTTTCAGTCTGTATGAGAAAAACCGGCGTCtagagtgaagaagctgaaacTTGTGCAAagggtgtgaggcattatttaaaatagaggtcCCTATCCACTGTACCTGTTTAGGGATGCTGCATATGCGTGTGGCTCACCAGTCAACTTGCTTGACCATTTAACAATTTGGTTCATTAAATTCCTTTCCTTTAGAGAGATTTGGCCAAACCATGACACTAAAGAAAAGGACAGAATAAATTCAATAAACGCACGGTAAAACATCGTCATAATAGTTTgaacaatgtgaaaaaaatgcaagTTTCCTCAAACAATGCAAACGCTGGTGAGCCTTTTTACACACTGTTGCAGAGTTTGCACAGATACAATCATACAAGGCtgaaaacaagatagaggaatgtgatatgaaatactttaaaaataaaaatgtgatacaaTCTATTGAAATAACATCAATCAATTCAATAAAATCTaacaaataccagaaaaataaaataagataaaataattaaaaagaagaagatagaataagatagaaaaaaattaaataaagaaacaattatgctaaaacaatagtcataaaagtaataatgcagtccagggcttaaAAGGAAATGACTACAAgttaaaagataagataagataagataagataagataagatattactttattgatcccccgggggggaaatgcagttgttacagcaacccagacataagtacaatcaagaaagaagtttcaataattacaaaataagtacaaaataaaaataaaacaaaaataaaacaaaataacattaaataaaaataaaaaataaataaataaaataaaataaaaataaaaataagtaaaataaaatagataaataaagctagagtacaatttagatatatacaatgttacaaatggaatttaaattaaatagcagtaacaggcagtattaaaaaaaaaaaactacttttcagtagtgacaggttgacatggtgtgattatggttggtaatgacaaattaagcaataaatcgaaagaatatttgtatgtaatatgaccatgggttgtacttagaatagtaatggtaatgtaatttaacaaaatataatatagcaagataattatataatacagtatattttacattataatgccagcagcagtcaagagagagagcagggatgttatggatctgttcattgGGGGGGGgtggtcagtggtcagcatggtgcagtctgcaTGGAAGCCATAGCTTCCATAGAGTTCCATAtctttggtgcataaaaacagaacaacaacaacagtaataataataatctttattgaTACAGcccttttcaaaacagggttacaaagggatttacaattaagaaaaaaactaaaagacaataaaagttaaatttgaggaagacaaataaaagtaaagGTTACTAAAGGTCATCCTCATAGTGAAGCCATGCAGACTTTGCATGTAAACGTAGTTGTTTTAAAGCATCAAGTGTCGCTACATCCACTGCTGGACAAGCAAACAATGCAGAGGTGTTTCATACCAGGTGTGAGCTCAACAATGGACACTCTATAATCCACCACTTGTGCTCTCATGTTACCACATTACACTTGATTTCTCGTTGAGGTAACGAGGTTTGCTGCCTCTCAAGAAAACACTCCCTTCATTTACCCATATAATATTTCTCATTGAAGTATTGGAAATATCTGGCAGTGCTCTTGGTGCATTTTTGCAGCCATTATATACATTTGTGAATCTTCTGAAGCACCACATTGTATGTACTTGTTCATTGGCAGGCAGAAGAAGCTGGAGAAGGCCATGGAAGACGAGGGTCTGCCTGATGAGGAGGTACTTCATCTTTATTAAGTTTACTCATAATGTTGCAGAAAGTAAAGCTTCCACTTCCTCAGTCGTCTCACGTTTTCATCCGTCTGTGTTTTTTACAGAAAGTGATGCGGCGTTCTCAGCACGCCCGAAAGGAGACCGAGTTTCTGCGACTGAAGAGGACGCGGCTTGGCCTCGATGACTTTGAGTCTCTCAAAGTTATTGGACGAGGTGCTTTTGGAGAGGTAAATGGAAAGGCTAAAACttgtaaattaaacagaacatTCGATTACTTGAAGCTTCTCAGGggttgtaaatataaatgtaagcTGTCAGGGAAGTGTGTGGGTCAGTTCTCCTACACTGTGTTTGTTCTCCTTTACCACAGAGTGACCACAGGCTTCATTTCTAACCCTATGCAGTGCTTTATACTTCTTACTTTATTCACTGTGTATTTAAACAGAGCTTCACTACAGAGCTGGCTCAGAATGGTCTTGTGGTCAGAGTTGTGTTAGCTAAAGAAACAGCGTGCCTCGTTGCATGTAAACATCAGTATTTAAAAAGTAGAATGTAATTGCTCTACAACAGCCAGtatcaaacaacaacaatcaggTCAGCAGCACCTGTAATGACTTAATCATGTTGAGTCAACTGCTGCTTATCCAGACCTTTGTTTCTTTCCATTTAAGGGTCAGGGACAGAGAGGTGTCAGCTAAGGGAAGCACGCATTGTGACTAAGTCCCAATCACCAGGGCCGCATCACAATGTGTGTCTGCGTCATTGATTCACAAAGCTATCAGTTCTGACCGTACACTAACAAACAACTGTCAAACAGAGAGGTGGGCAGCAGCGTTAACTGAAGGGTCTGTCTCTTGAGTGTCAGGGTAGTGATGACATCAGGCATTAAAACAGCAAAAGTgatgtcattaaaaacaaaacattaacacTTAAGGCCTATACATTGCTCTTTATGTAACAGAAAGGAACTGACATTAGTTTAAcatttggatggatggaagaggaCCAAACAGTCCCTTTATTATTTGGGGGGACTTTCTGTGATTTTTGTGATTGAAAATGTCTGGTTTTGTGGCAGTTCTTCCAAAAGTTGCAATACAAGttgtgatgttttcattttatattttattttaacactttATTTAAACATCAGCTATGAGTGAGAACAGCACTGAATGTCATTAGAAACAAAGCCTCTGGTTGGCTGGAAGATAGCACatagcctctgattggtcaattaaTTCAACACAAGGTACAGAGAAGAGGCTAAGTGATCGAGATACAGTTTCAACATGGATAGATAATCAAAGAAAGGCCTGGAGTTTTATGTTTATTACTATAGAAGTAATGTTGACAGTCTACATAAAGGCCAGGTTATGAAGCTCATGACAGTGAAACAATCTAACCTGAGCTTTGTTTTGACGGAGCAGCTTCACAGCAAAGATAGAGTCTCCACCATGCAGTTTGCCtgagatattattattattttacaacatTGCAGACCAGATGGGATAAtttttttgaatattaaagatgGGATGtggatttataataataataataacttcatttattttgcacctttaaaaacaaatgtttacaaagtgctttgacaaacaaagcatggttcaaataacaaagtaaaccttttgacaggCAGGGAGAAGAATacaacgcaagaggttaaaaagaatacacgtaaattaaacagaatgaagtggtgagaCAATAGGCCAGTagatcattgtttaagaggtttttcaaaaatagataaataaaaatggataagtaaataaaagcattaaaatggCTATAAAGAggtttcagaataagaggatgacatcacatcgaaaaaattagaaaaagtgaaaaggataaattaggaacattaaaataataaatgaaaaaaaaatgatttggtgatgtaaatgtaaaCACCCATGCAGGAAATACGTTgacttgttgtttttgcagaaaaGTCCTGGAGATCTGCAAAAGCTGCATGGTCATGAAAAAAGGAGTGGGAATGGATGGATTCAAATGAAATCTCTGCAACAATTGGAGGGACTGACTAAAAAGGCTCTCAGGGACACTGAGATCAGATTAACATTAAACTTATAAAGGAAGAAAGTGAAATAGACTCTGATGCACTGACTGAAAAACTGCTTCTATTTTAAATTTACACCTGTCttccctgcagagagacattTATTTACCATGACTGGAGGAATTAAGAACTTGTACCATCACTCTGGGTCCACACAGACTTCAGAGATGTGAATCTACAACGAACAAATGAACTGATCTGTGATTTCCTCTTCATCAGGTTCGTTTGGTACAAAAGAAAGACACAGGACATATCTACGCTATGAAGATCTTAAGAAAGGCCGATATGCTGGAGAAAGAACAGGTGATGTATTTACTGGCAGCGTGTAAGCCTCtgaagttgtgtttgtgtagttgtaTAACAAAAGCTGTTTAccttctctctgcaggttgCTCATATCCGGGCAGAGCGGGATATTCTGGTGGAGGCGGACGGAGCCTGGGTAGTGAAGATGTTCTACAGCTTTCAGGACAAGAGGAACCTCTACCTCATCATGGAGTTCCTGCCCGGAGGTTTGATAGGATCACTTCACAATCAAAGAATTTCTTTTGTGCCTAGCATTTTAGAGTAATTTAGATCATTTGTTGCAAGTATATTTTCTATATTCTGTGTTACTAATTATTAAAGGAAGTGTTAGTTATCATTTCTGAGACTGGGGATCTTGTTGCAGGTGACATGATGACTCTGCTGATGAAGAAAGACACTCTGTCAGAAGAGGCCACTCAGTTTTACATCGCAGAGACGGTCCTGGCCATCGACTCCATCCACCAGCTGGGCTTCATCCACAGAGACATCAAACCAGACAACCTGCTGCTGGACTCCAGGGTGAGactcccagacacacacaggaatgtCAGACTGTCAGTAAAGCAAACAGAGAGACGTGCATTTGTTCTGTGATTcatcaaatgtgtgtttgctcACAGGGCCACGTCAAACTGTCTGATTTTGGCTTGTGTACGGGATTGAAGAAGGCTCATCGCACAGAATTTTATAGGAACCTGACGCACAACCCGCCTAGTGATTTCTGTGAGTTCAAAGTCCAACATCCAAACCATGTACATTTAAATGTGCTTCACAATCACAATAATACattcaagaaagaaaaacacagacaagagcTGAAACTATAGAAGTCCTCACTTGCTTTTCTCCTCTTTACTTGCAGCGTTTCAAAATATGAACTCTAAGAGGAAAGCAGAAACCTGGAAGAAGAACCGAAGACAGCTGGTGAGACTTGTGCAATTTAAAGAATTAA
Above is a genomic segment from Notolabrus celidotus isolate fNotCel1 chromosome 21, fNotCel1.pri, whole genome shotgun sequence containing:
- the LOC117805193 gene encoding serine/threonine-protein kinase 38-like, whose amino-acid sequence is MTGGTAAALPMSNHTRERVTVAKLTLENFYSTLLTQHEEREMRQKKLEKAMEDEGLPDEEKVMRRSQHARKETEFLRLKRTRLGLDDFESLKVIGRGAFGEVRLVQKKDTGHIYAMKILRKADMLEKEQVAHIRAERDILVEADGAWVVKMFYSFQDKRNLYLIMEFLPGGDMMTLLMKKDTLSEEATQFYIAETVLAIDSIHQLGFIHRDIKPDNLLLDSRGHVKLSDFGLCTGLKKAHRTEFYRNLTHNPPSDFSFQNMNSKRKAETWKKNRRQLAYSTVGTPDYIAPEVFMQTGYNKLCDWWSLGVIMYEMLIGYPPFCSETPQETYRKVMNWKETLVFPPEVPISERAKDLILRYCTDAENRVGAVSVEEIKSHQFFESVDWEHIRERPAAISIEIKSIDDTSNFDDFPESDILQPASATEPDFKSKDWVFLNYTYKRFEGLTQRGTIPIYMKAGKA